A segment of the Flavobacterium azooxidireducens genome:
CCTTCTTTGCCGGAACCGTTTATTTTTTCTAATTCAGAGATGGAAACACCTTCCTCTTTGGCAATATTTTTTACCAACGGTGAAAAGAATTTTTCTGATGCTGAAAAATCAACCTCAACCGGAGTGGCAGAATGAACAACTTCTTGAGCTACTTCTATGGCCTTTTCAAGTTCAACGATGGCTGGAGCAATTTCTTCATTTGCTTTTTCTGCCGGAGCACTTCCACCTTCAGTGTCGATAATTGCGATGGTTTGACCCACTTTTACGACATCATCTACGTTAAAAAGAATTTCTGTCAGCGTCCCTGAAACTTCAGATGGAACTTCGCTATCTACTTTATCAGTAGCGATTTCCAAGACCGCTTCATCGGCTTCGATTTTCTCTCCCACTTTTTTAAGCCAATTGGTAATTGTTGCTTCGGCAACACTTTCTCCCATTTTGGGCAATTTTAATTCAAATTTTGCCATATCTTTAACCTAACGGTTTATTTTTTGTTTCAGTTTGCGAAATTACTAAAAAAAGGATTGGTTTTTATAATTATCAATAATTTTATTTGACACAGATTTCACGGATTAACACGGATTTAAAAATTTCACAGAGCTTTAAAAACCTTAAAATTCAATAATTAACCTTCAATCATCACGACTTCTCCTCTGTCATTGCTGCTGTTGCTACCAATCATAAAATTACATTGATTAGGGATGATTTTGAATGATACTTTTTCATTTTTATACAATTCCATTGCGGAAATGATGGTTGAAAAAGGTAAATCGTTCTGATCAAAAATTATTTCAATATTTGAACTTATTCCTTTTAATAGCGAAGGTAATTCATTTTTAAAAGAAGTTGAAAGTCGTTTTACATTTTTTCCTAACAATTTTTCGAGTTTTTCTTTTAATAACTCATTTTGGGAAATAAAAATATAATTGTCAATTTTTCTATTGGAAACTGCTGTTTTATTTTTCTTTAAAAAAGCAAAAAAGAAGCTACCGACTTTCATAAAAACACTAAAAAAGGCTGATTTTTTGAAATGTTTGGAATAAAAATAATCCATTGCTTCTTGAAAACGTTTCATATACGTTCCGTCTTTTACTGTACTTTCGCCTTTGTAATGAATGACGGTGGTTTCGGCGAAATAATAATTGTTTTTTCCTGTTTTCAAAACCGTATAACTCAAGTCGATATCATCGGAATACATAAAACAATTCTCGTCGAATCCACCAACTTCATTATATAAATCGCGTTTCATGACCATAAAAGCACCTACTAAAATATCTACTTTTCCGGATTGATTTTCAGTTAAATGCTGAGCATAATATTGATTGAAAATTTTAGTTTTTGGAAAAATTTTATACAACCCAAAGATTTTTGTAAACGCCACCCAAGGAGTTGGAATACCGCGTTTGCTTTCGGGGAGGAAATTTCCGGTGCCGTCGATGAGTTTGCAACCTAGAATTCCTAGTTGGGAGTTGGGAGTTTGGAGTTTGGAGTTCAGGATTTTAGTGAAAGTATCTTCAGCTACAACCGTATCGGGATTGAGAATGCAAATATATTCGCCTTTTGCTTCGGCTACTCCTGTGTTATTACCTTTTGGGAAGCCGGTGTTTTCTTTGTTTTCAATGAGTTTGATATGAGGAAAACGGGTTTTCATCATTTGACAACTATCGTCGGATGAATTATTGTCGATCACAATTATTTCGCCATCAATGTGTTGCAAAGCGGCTTGCACACTGAGTACACATTGTTCGAGAAAATAGCGAACGTTATAATTAAGGATGATGACGGATAGTTGCATAGGGCAAATTTACAGCAACTTATTTAAATCTTCCGGATTTTTTGAATTGTTCCAAAATAAAAGCAAATCAATTACTTTATTTTTCATATCAATACTATAAAAAAGCTTAGTTTGCTTAGAAATAATTATTGTATAAATTTTTTTCGAACTATCGTAATTTCCAATTAATGGATTTTCTGAAAGTCTGTTCAAGTTTTCGAATACTAAATCCTGAAATTTTTGAACCTCTTTATGGTTCCATTTACGGAAAATAAAATCGATTTCATCATAATAAGACATTTCAGAATTTGGCTGCCAAATTATCTGATATGTCATTTCAAAAAAGGATATTTTAGCTTAATTCTTTTTTGCATTTCTTCGTGCGAAATGCCTTTTCCTTCTTTGGAATCTTGAATCGATTTTTCCAAAAGTTTAATCAAAATTGGATGCAATTCTTCTTCTTGAACAGCATTTTTCTCTACATTATATTCAATAATTGGTTCTTCAACTTTGTTGATGTGTTTGTTTTCGTGGCTTGGGTTTGATTTTTTTGGCATAATTTCAAAATTAATTTTTAATAAAGCAACTTATTTAAATCTTCCGGTTTTTTTAGATTGTTCCAAAAAATATGCAATGCAATTACTCTTTTTTCTTTGCTAAAACTGTAATACAAAGTAGTTTGTTTTGAAACGACCAACGTATAAACTTTGAATCTTTTATCAAAAACTCCAATTTCAGGATTTATAGAAAGTCTTTCTAAATTTTGTTCAACTAAAATTTTAAATTTTTCAACTTCTTTATAATTCCATTTTAGTAAGATAAATTCAGTTTCTTCAATGTACGATTCTAATGCAACTGAATCCCAATTAAAACTATATTTCATTTTAAAAAAGGATATCTTTCTTTGATTCTTCTCAATGCTTCTTCGTGTGAAATAACATTTCCTTCTTTATGATTTTTTATAGATTTTTCTAGAAGTTTCACTAAAACAGGATGCAATTCTTCTTCTTGAACAGTATTTTTTTCTACATTATAGTCAGTGATTGGCTCTTCAACTTTGTTGATGTCTTTTTTTTCGTGGCTTGGGTTCTTTTTGTTCATAACATTAAATTAAAGATTAAATATAAGGATTTTTTTTGAAATGCAAAACCCAATTGCATTTCCCTCCTAACCCCGATTGCAATGGAAATCCTTTTTTGAAAAAAAAGATTGCAATGGAAAGCGGGAACACGGATAACCGATAAAGCCCGAGCCATTCGTTTCAGAAAAAATAAAGCATTACTTTTGCACTTTTAAAATCATTGACTAATTGGCAAATTGCCCCATTTACACATTAAATGAATTATCTTTCAGTAGAAAATATATCCAAATCCTTCGGCGAACGCGTGTTGTTTGACAACATTTCGTTTGGTATTAACAAAGACCAAAAAATTGCTTTTATTGCGAAAAATGGTTCGGGAAAAACGACCATTATGAACATTATTAATGGTTTTGATGAACCGGATACGGGTCAAGTGGTGGTTAGAAAAAATATCCGAATGGCTTTTTTATCGCAAAAGAATGAATTGCAGGACGAATTGACTATCGAAGAAAGCATTTTTGCCAGTGATAATGAAACGCTGAAAGTGATTGAGCAGTATGAAAAAGCATTGGAAAACCCTGAAAATGAAGAAGCGTATCAAAAAGCTTTTGATTTGATGGACCAACACAATGCTTGGGATTTTGAAACGCAATTCAAGCAGATTTTGTTTAAATTGAAGTTGGAAGATTTTAAATTGAAAGTCAAAAGTCTTTCGGGTGGACAGAAAAAACGACTTTCGTTGGCGATAATTTTGATTAATCGTCCGGATTTATTGATTTTGGATGAGCCAACCAACCACTTGGATTTGGAGATGATTGAATGGCTGGAAAGTTATTTTGCCAAAGAAAATATCACGTTGTTTATGGTAACACACGACCGTTTCTTTTTGGAACGTGTTTGCAATGAAATCATTGAATTGGACAACGGAAAACTATACCAATATAAAGGAAACTACTCGTATTATTTGCAGAAAAAAGAAGAACGAATTACTTCTGAAAATGCAAGCATTGACAAAGCTCAGAATCTTTTTGTGAAAGAATTAGCGTGGATGCGTCGTCAACCGAAAGCCAGAACGACCAAATCGAAATCTCGTCAGGATGATTTTTATGTGATTAAGGAAAAAGCCGAAAGTCGCCGAAAAGAAAATGTGGTGGAGCTTGAAATCAATATGGAACGAATGGGAAGCAAGATTATTGAGCTTCATAAACTGTATAAAAAATTCAAAGACCGAGTGATTCTTGACAATTTTTCGTATGATTTTCAGCGTGGCGAACGCATTGGAATTATCGGAAAAAACGGAACAGGAAAATCGACATTTTTGAATATTTTGACCAAAACGATGTTGCCCGATGCCGGAAAAGTTGTGATTGGTGAAACGATTAAAGTAGGTTATTATACGCAAAGCGGCATCAACCCAAAACCGGGTCAGAAAGTAATTGATATTATTAAGGAATACGGAGAATATATTCCGCTTACAAAAGGAAAAATTATTTCAGCTTCGCAATTGCTGGAACGTTTTCTTTTTGATGCGAAAAAACAATATGACTTTGTAGAAAAATTGAGCGGTGGCGAATTGAAACGATTGTATTTATGTACGGTTTTGATTCAGAATCCGAACTTCTTGATATTAGATGAGCCAACGAATGATTTGGACATTGTAACATTAAATGTTTTGGAAAGTTTTTTATTAGATTTTCCCGGATGTTTGTTGGTGGTTTCCCACGATCGTTATTTTATGGATAAAATTGTAGATCACTTATTCGTGTTTAGAGGCGAAGGTGAAATTGAAGATTTTCCAGGTAATTATTCCGATTTTAGAGCATACGAAGACAGTGCTGATGTGGCTTTGAAAGAAGAAAACAAAGCCGATAAAAAAGCGTGGAAACAAAACAATCCGGTTGGAAATTTATCGTTTAACGAACAAAAAGAATTTCAAAAAATTGAACGTGAAATAAAAGATTTGGAATTTGAGAAAAAACAAATCGAACAATTATTTGCTGATGGTAAAGTAACTGATGATGCTATTGAGAAAAAAGCGAATGAGTTGCAAGTGATTATAAAGAAATTGGAAGAAAAGGAAGAGCGTTGGTTTGAACTTTCTTCAAAAATTGAGTAATTTAGCTCGCAAAGACGCAGAGTCGCCAAGAAAAACTGCGTCTTTGCGACTTTGCGAGAAATGATACAAATTATAAAATCATACCTGAATTTCCTATGGAACTCCAAAAACCAACACGGAGTTCACTCTCCATTTGTGTTTGATTTGGTGACAAAATGTTTTTATGATAAAACTAAATATCTCGAATATTCCATTCTAAAAGAATACCGAAAATCACTTTTGGAAAACGAAACAATAATTGAAGTAACCGATTTTGGTGCCGGCTCAAGAGTTTTTAAATCCAATCAAAGAAAAATTTCTGCTATTGCAAAAAACGCCGGAATTTCTCAGAAAACAGCGGAATTGTTATTTAGAATTAATAACTATTTTCAACCGGAAAATGTTTTAGAAATTGGAACTTCGTTGGGATTGGCGACTATTGCTCTTTCGTTAGGAAATAAAAATTCGAGAATAATTACGTTGGAAGGTTGCCCGCAAACAATTTTAATTGCAAAAAATCAATGTCAATTACAAAATCTAAATAACATTGAATTTATAAACACAAAATTTGAAGACTACCTCAAAAACCTTCAATCCGCAACCCGCAACCCGCAACTAATTTACTTTGACGGAAATCATTCTAAAAAAGCCACTTTAACCTATTTCGAACTTTTATTACCGACCATTTCAAACGATTCGGTTTGGATTTTTGATGACATTCATTGGTCAAAAGATATGGAAGAAGCTTGGGAAATAATTAAAAATCATCCAAAAGTTACCGTTACGATTGACACTTTTCAATGGGGAATCGTTTTTTTTAGAAAAGAACAAGAGAAAGAACATTTCATCATCAATCCAAATAAAAATATCAGTTCGTATATTTTTGAACGAATTAGGATTTAAATTGTAACAAAGTCCGTTTTTTTTCTACTTATAAGAAAATTATATAATCCGATTTCTGAATTCAAATTTCTAAATTCTCAATTAACTATGGCAAATCCATTAATCAAAATAACCAATCTAAAACGAAACTTTATTTTAGGAAGTGAAACGATTTATGTTCTAAAAGGTATCGATTTAGAAATTAACAAAGGTGAATATGTTGCTTTGATGGGTCCGTCGGGTTCAGGAAAATCAACTTTGATGAACCTTTTGGGTTGTTTGGATACGCCAACATCCGGAACATATATTTTGAATGGAAAAGACGTAAGTCAAATGCACGATGACGAGTTAGCTGAAATCAGAAATAAAGAAATTGGATTCGTATTTCAAACGTTCAATTTGATGCCGAGAACGACGGCTTTAGACAATGTAGCTTTACCGATGGTCTATGCTGGTTACTCAAAATCGGAACGAAATGTACGAGCAACAGAAGTGCTCACACAAGTGGGATTAGCGGATAGAATGGATCATAAACCCAACGAACTTTCGGGTGGTCAACGTCAACGTGTGGCAGTTGGAAGAGCATTGGTTAACAAACCTTCTATAATTTTGGCGGATGAGCCAACCGGAAATTTAGATTCCAAAACATCTGAAGAAATCATGGCTTTGTTTGGCGAAATTCATAAAAATGGAAATACGGTAATTTTGGTAACGCACGAAGAAGAAATTGCAGCCTATGCACACCGAATTATTCGTTTGCGAGACGGAATTATAGAAAAAGACGAGCGGATAAAATAAACAATTTGTAACTTTGTTCTATAAGTTTTACAAATATGAAAACACTTATTATCGTCATAATTGTTCTTTTTGTGGCCGTTATTATTGTAACAAGAATGGCAAATAAACAAAGAGGAAATCGTCGAAATCGAAGTTTCAAAACCAATTATTATTCCAAAAAGAAACAATAATCTGATGAAAATTGGAATACTAACGTGTGCCCGATTACCTGAACTTTTAGAATCGGATCAAAAATTAATTCCGCTTTTTGCAAAGAAAAATATTGCTGCAAAAGCAGTGATTTGGGATGATGAATCGGTCGATTGGACTGAATTTGATTATCTAATTTTCAGAAATACGTGGGACTATTATCAAAAAGAAATTACGTTTAATTTATGGTTGGATAAAATTGAATCGTTAGGTATTAAAACACTCAATCCGATTTCTATCATCAAAAAAAACAAGCATAAATTTTATTTAAAAGAACTAGAAAAAGAAGGAATTTCAATACTTCCGACAATCTTTTTAGAAAAAAATTCAACTTCAAATTTAAAAGAATTAATTCCTGAAAGTTGGGAGAAAATTGTCATTAAACCAGCGTTTTCTGCCGGAAGTTATTTGACAAAACTAATCGACAGAAGTGAATTAGAATCCATTCAAACAGAATTCAAAAAACATTTTGAAACCAAAGATTTTCTTTTACAGGAATTTCGTCCTGAAATAAAAGAATTAGGGGAAACATCTTTTATCTTTTTTGATGGGAAATTTTCGCACGCTGTCAACAAAAAACCTGTTGAAAATGATTTTAGAGTTCAAATTCAATACGGCGGAAAATATACTTTAATTCAGCCCAATGCTGATTTATTGCTTCAAGCTGAATTAGTTTTATCAAAAATTCCTGAAAAATTGCTTTATGCTCGCGTTGATGGCATTGTTATCGAAAACAAACTTCACTTAATGGAAATCGAACTCATAGAACCCGATTTGTATTTTGATTTAGCTGATGGAGCGAGAGAAAGATTTGTTGAAGCTTTTTTAAGAGTTACTGAGTCGCTGAGTTTCTGAGTGGCTGAGTAAAAAAATCTTCGTATTTTAGCAAAATAAAAACTCAGTTACTCAGCAACTCAGAACCTCAGCAACTTCCTTATGAAAATATACACAAAAACCGGCGATAGCGGAACTACAGCACTTTTTGGCGGAACACGCGTCCCCAAACACCATATTCGTATTGAGAGTTACGGAACGGTAGACGAATTGAATTCGCACATCGGATTAATTCGAGACCAAAACATCAATCAATTATACAAAAATGTTTTAATTGAAGTGCAAGACCGACTTTTTACCGTTGGAGCCATTTTAGCCACACCTCCTGACAAAGAGGTTTTAAAAAATGGTCAACCGCGTTTAAACATTAATCGAATTTCGGAAGAAGATATTCAATTATTGGAAAATGAAATTGACACAATGAACGATGCGTTGCCTCCGATGACTCATTTTGTGCTTCCGGGCGGACATACAACTGTGTCATATTGTCATATTGCACGTTGTGTTTGCCGAAGAGCAGAACGCCTATCGGTGCATCTTCACGAGTTAGAACCGACAGATGAGCAGGTTTTAAAATACTTAAACCGACTTTCTGACTACCTTTTTGTGTTGGCACGAAAGTTGTCGTTTGACCTTCAAGCGGATGAAGTAAAATGGATTCCGAGGAAGTAGTAAGCAGTTCTCAGTTGACAGTTTTCAGTTAAGTACTGAGTTCTAAAAACTTAATACCGAACACTATTTTAACCACGTTCTTACCTTTAAAAAAGTAAAAAAAATACTTTTTGGTAAAATAAATCAATTTTTACTTGACTATGTCTGTAGAAAATTTATTTTTGCATAAAATTAAATCGATAGAAGATGTATTGGACATTAGAATTAGCATCCTATTTAAGTGATGCACCGTGGCCAGCCACCAAAGATGAGCTTATTGACTATGCTATTAGAACGGGAGCTCCACTTGAAGTAGTGGAAAACCTTCAATCTATAGAAGACGAAGGCGAGATATATGAGTCGATGGAGGAAATTTGGCCGGATTATCCTACAGACGAAGATTATCTTTGGAACGAGGACGAATATTAATCAAAAATAAAAAACACCAGAAAGAAGTCTCACACGAGGCTTTTTTTTTGTGTAAATTTGCACATTTAAAAAAACAACCATTATGAGTTTCATTAATAGTATTCTTAAAGCATTTGTGGGCGACAAATCCGAAAAAGATGTCAAAGCAATACAACCTCTTATTACTAAAGTAAAATCGTTTGAAAGCAGTCTTTCATCTCTTTCCAATGATGAATTGCGTGCTAAAACTGCTTATTTCAAAGAAAAAATAAAGCAAGCTCGTGCAGAAAAAGATGCAAAAATTGCTACACTAAAAGCTGAAGTGGATCAAATTTCGGATATTGATAAAAGAGAAGACATTTATCTTTCTATCGATGCTTTGGAGAAAGAAGCTTATGAAATTTCAGAAAAAACATTAAATGATATTCTTCCTGAAGCGTTTGCTGTGGTAAAAGAAACAGCAAGACGTTTTAAAGACAATACCAACATTAAGGTAAAAGCAACACCGAAAGACATTGAACTTTCGGCTACAAAATCCTATATTTCTATTGAAGGTGATAATGCTATCTGGGCAAATTCTTGGAATGCTGCCGGAAAAGAAATCACTTGGGATATGATTCACTACGACGTTCAGTTGATTGGTGGAGTTGTATTGCATCAAGGAAAAATTGCTGAGATGCAAACCGGTGAAGGAAAAACGTTGGTGGCTACTCTTCCACTCTATTTGAATGCGTTAACCGGAAACGGCGTGCATTTGGTTACTGTGAATGATTACTTGGCAAAACGTGACAGCACTTGGAAAGCTCCTTTATTTGAATTTCACGGTATAACTGTTGATTGTATTGATAATCATCAACCAAACACGGATGCGAGAAGAAAAGCGTACGAAGCAGATATTACATATGGTACAAATAACGAATTTGGTTTTGATTATTTGAGAGATAACATGGCTCATTCGCCAAATGATTTGGTGCAACGTAAACACAATTTTGCTATTGTGGATGAGGTCGATTCGGTTTTGATTGATGATGCAAGAACACCATTAATTATTTCAGGTCCGGTTCCGCAAGGTGACAGACACGAGTTTAATGAATTGAAGCCTAAAGTTGATAATTTAGTTAATTTACAACGAAATTTAGCTACCGGATTTTTAACCGAAGCTAAACGTTTAATCAAAGAAGGAAACACCAAAGACGGCGGATTTCAATTGTTGAGAGCTTACCGTTCGATGCCGAAAAATAAAGCATTGATTAAATTTTTGAGTGAAGAAGGTATCAAACAATTACTTCAAAAAACGGAAAATCAATATATGCAAGACAACAACCGCGAAATGCCAAAAGTGGATGAAGCGTTGTATTTTGTTATCGAAGAAAAAAATAATCAAGTTGAATTAACCGATAATGGTGTGAAATTTTTATCACAAGATACGGATGAAAATTTCTTCTTACTCCCTGATATTGGTTATGAAATTGCCCGAATTGAAAAAATGAATTTGGCAAAAGATGCCGAAGCTGAAGAAAAAGAGAAATTGTTTCAGGATTTTTCGATTAAGTCGGAACGTATTCACACCTTGACTCAATTATTAAAAGCCTATACTCTTTTTGAAAAAGATGTAGAATATGTAATCATGGAAGATAAAATCATGATTGTAGATGAGCAAACCGGTCGTATTATGGATGGTCGTCGTTATTCTGACGGATTACACCAAGCGATTGAAGCCAAAGAAAATGTAAAAATTGAAGCAGCAACGCAAACTTTTGCAACGGTTACACTTCA
Coding sequences within it:
- a CDS encoding ABC transporter ATP-binding protein; its protein translation is MANPLIKITNLKRNFILGSETIYVLKGIDLEINKGEYVALMGPSGSGKSTLMNLLGCLDTPTSGTYILNGKDVSQMHDDELAEIRNKEIGFVFQTFNLMPRTTALDNVALPMVYAGYSKSERNVRATEVLTQVGLADRMDHKPNELSGGQRQRVAVGRALVNKPSIILADEPTGNLDSKTSEEIMALFGEIHKNGNTVILVTHEEEIAAYAHRIIRLRDGIIEKDERIK
- a CDS encoding ATP-grasp domain-containing protein, whose amino-acid sequence is MKIGILTCARLPELLESDQKLIPLFAKKNIAAKAVIWDDESVDWTEFDYLIFRNTWDYYQKEITFNLWLDKIESLGIKTLNPISIIKKNKHKFYLKELEKEGISILPTIFLEKNSTSNLKELIPESWEKIVIKPAFSAGSYLTKLIDRSELESIQTEFKKHFETKDFLLQEFRPEIKELGETSFIFFDGKFSHAVNKKPVENDFRVQIQYGGKYTLIQPNADLLLQAELVLSKIPEKLLYARVDGIVIENKLHLMEIELIEPDLYFDLADGARERFVEAFLRVTESLSF
- a CDS encoding glycosyltransferase family 2 protein, whose protein sequence is MQLSVIILNYNVRYFLEQCVLSVQAALQHIDGEIIVIDNNSSDDSCQMMKTRFPHIKLIENKENTGFPKGNNTGVAEAKGEYICILNPDTVVAEDTFTKILNSKLQTPNSQLGILGCKLIDGTGNFLPESKRGIPTPWVAFTKIFGLYKIFPKTKIFNQYYAQHLTENQSGKVDILVGAFMVMKRDLYNEVGGFDENCFMYSDDIDLSYTVLKTGKNNYYFAETTVIHYKGESTVKDGTYMKRFQEAMDYFYSKHFKKSAFFSVFMKVGSFFFAFLKKNKTAVSNRKIDNYIFISQNELLKEKLEKLLGKNVKRLSTSFKNELPSLLKGISSNIEIIFDQNDLPFSTIISAMELYKNEKVSFKIIPNQCNFMIGSNSSNDRGEVVMIEG
- a CDS encoding cob(I)yrinic acid a,c-diamide adenosyltransferase, with the translated sequence MKIYTKTGDSGTTALFGGTRVPKHHIRIESYGTVDELNSHIGLIRDQNINQLYKNVLIEVQDRLFTVGAILATPPDKEVLKNGQPRLNINRISEEDIQLLENEIDTMNDALPPMTHFVLPGGHTTVSYCHIARCVCRRAERLSVHLHELEPTDEQVLKYLNRLSDYLFVLARKLSFDLQADEVKWIPRK
- a CDS encoding O-methyltransferase; the encoded protein is MIQIIKSYLNFLWNSKNQHGVHSPFVFDLVTKCFYDKTKYLEYSILKEYRKSLLENETIIEVTDFGAGSRVFKSNQRKISAIAKNAGISQKTAELLFRINNYFQPENVLEIGTSLGLATIALSLGNKNSRIITLEGCPQTILIAKNQCQLQNLNNIEFINTKFEDYLKNLQSATRNPQLIYFDGNHSKKATLTYFELLLPTISNDSVWIFDDIHWSKDMEEAWEIIKNHPKVTVTIDTFQWGIVFFRKEQEKEHFIINPNKNISSYIFERIRI
- a CDS encoding ABC-F family ATP-binding cassette domain-containing protein, with translation MNYLSVENISKSFGERVLFDNISFGINKDQKIAFIAKNGSGKTTIMNIINGFDEPDTGQVVVRKNIRMAFLSQKNELQDELTIEESIFASDNETLKVIEQYEKALENPENEEAYQKAFDLMDQHNAWDFETQFKQILFKLKLEDFKLKVKSLSGGQKKRLSLAIILINRPDLLILDEPTNHLDLEMIEWLESYFAKENITLFMVTHDRFFLERVCNEIIELDNGKLYQYKGNYSYYLQKKEERITSENASIDKAQNLFVKELAWMRRQPKARTTKSKSRQDDFYVIKEKAESRRKENVVELEINMERMGSKIIELHKLYKKFKDRVILDNFSYDFQRGERIGIIGKNGTGKSTFLNILTKTMLPDAGKVVIGETIKVGYYTQSGINPKPGQKVIDIIKEYGEYIPLTKGKIISASQLLERFLFDAKKQYDFVEKLSGGELKRLYLCTVLIQNPNFLILDEPTNDLDIVTLNVLESFLLDFPGCLLVVSHDRYFMDKIVDHLFVFRGEGEIEDFPGNYSDFRAYEDSADVALKEENKADKKAWKQNNPVGNLSFNEQKEFQKIEREIKDLEFEKKQIEQLFADGKVTDDAIEKKANELQVIIKKLEEKEERWFELSSKIE
- a CDS encoding DUF2795 domain-containing protein, which gives rise to MYWTLELASYLSDAPWPATKDELIDYAIRTGAPLEVVENLQSIEDEGEIYESMEEIWPDYPTDEDYLWNEDEY
- a CDS encoding type II toxin-antitoxin system RelE/ParE family toxin; translation: MTYQIIWQPNSEMSYYDEIDFIFRKWNHKEVQKFQDLVFENLNRLSENPLIGNYDSSKKIYTIIISKQTKLFYSIDMKNKVIDLLLFWNNSKNPEDLNKLL